One Misgurnus anguillicaudatus chromosome 20, ASM2758022v2, whole genome shotgun sequence DNA segment encodes these proteins:
- the LOC129454662 gene encoding CKLF-like MARVEL transmembrane domain-containing protein 8 isoform X3, with product MAGNPNSRPVITTSSSSYWEFKNSSTEGTQWYDKQFMQNMPKYLIVVEVILGLLVWTLIASTRLTNRQIQHESWPTVVLVFNCSAALLYMSAAIVEATMIDHDVKGHHDYNCWAASTFFAFLISLSYAGSAFFSFKSWQSRDE from the exons ATGGCGGGGAATCCCAACTCCAGACCTGTAATAACAACCAGCAGTAGCTCTTACTGGGAGTTCAAGAATTCAAGCACAGAAGGGACTCAGTGGTACGACAAACAGTTCATGCAGAACATGCCCAAGTACCTCATCGTTGTTGAAGTT ATTTTGGGGCTCCTGGTGTGGACTCTGATCGCAAGCACACG CTTGACCAATAGGCAAATCCAACATGAGTCTTGGCCAACAGTA GTTCTTGTTTTTAACTGTAGTGCGGCTTTACTGTACATGTCGGCTGCTATTGTTGAGGCAACAATGATAGATCATGATGTCAAAGGTCATCATGATTACAACTGTTGGGCAGCTTCAACG TTTTTTGCATTTCTCATTTCTCTGAGTTATGCTGGTAGTGCATTCTTCAGTTTCAAATCCTGGCAGAGCAGAGATGAATAA
- the dync1li1 gene encoding cytoplasmic dynein 1 light intermediate chain 1 isoform X5: protein MKTGRIYGEVGSGKTTLVAKLQGVEEYMKGRGLEYLYFSVHDEDIEDHARCNAWVLDGDLYHKGLQKFAVLTENLADSLVLFVVDLSRPWLALDSLQKWGSVVRDYVDKLRVPPETMRELEHSLVKQFQEYVEPGSDLDSVPQRRNPESEEESILLPLGENTLTHNLGIPIVVVCTKCDAISTLEKEHDYKDEHLDFIQSHIRRFCLQYGAALLYTSMKENKNLDVLYKYLVHRLYGFPFNIPAQVVEKDSVFIPSGWDNEKKIAILHENFQTVKADDNFEDVIVKPPVRKFVHEKEVQAEDDQVFLVKLQSLLAKQPPVTAGRPVDPTNRAPTGSPRTTNRSAAANVANVMPIQSGTKKIDPNMKGGQTSEGVLANFFNSLLTKKAGSPGPGGQPAGGGGNTPGTVRKSGSKLGLTDVQAELDRISNKSDLDSSAPNATTPPAENDES, encoded by the exons GTGAGGTGGGGTCTGGTAAGACCACCCTGGTGGCCAAACTACAAGGTGTTGAGGAGTATATGAAGGGGCGGGGATTAGAGTACCTGTATTTCAGTGTTCATGATGAAGACATTGAAG ATCATGCCCGATGTAACGCGTGGGTGCTGGATGGAGACCTGTATCACAAAGGCTTGCAAAAGTTCGCAGTGTTGACAGAGAACCTGGCAGACTCGCTGGTTCTGTTCGTAGTGGATCTCTCCCGGCCGTGGCTGGCCCTTGATTCACTGCAGAAATGGGGCAGCGTGGTGAGGGATTATGTGGACAAGCTACGAGTGCCTCCTGAAACCATGAGGGAGCTGGAGCACAGTT TGGTCAAACAGTTCCAGGAGTATGTGGAACCGGGAAGTGATCTGGACAGTGTTCCTCAAAGAAGGAATCCTGAATCGGAAGAAGAGAGCATCCTGCTACCCCTGGGGGaaaacacactcacacacaacCTGGGCATTCCTATAGTGGTGGTCTGCACTAAG tGTGATGCGATCAGCACTTTGGAGAAGGAGCACGATTATAAAGACGAGCACTTAGATTTCATCCAGTCTCACATCCGACGCTTCTGTCTTCAGT ATGGGGCAGCACTACTCTACACATCTATGAAGGAGAACAAAAATCTAGACGTGTTATATAAATACCTCGTTCACAGGTTATATGGCTTTCCCTTCAACATCCCAGCTCAGGTGGTGGAGAAAGACTCGGTGTTTAT TCCATCAGGATGGGACAATGAAAAAAAGATTGCCATCTTGCATGAAAATTTTCAGACAGTAAAAGCAGATGACAACTTTGAAGATGTAATAGTGAAACCTCCTGTTAGAAAG TTTGTACATGAGAAGGAAGTTCAAGCTGAAGATGACCAAGTATTTCTAGTAAAGTTGCAG TCTCTGTTAGCCAAACAGCCTCCAGTCACTGCAGGAAGACCAGTG gaCCCAACAAACAGAGCCCCCACAGGCTCGCCGAGGACGACCAACCGTTCAGCCGCGGCCAACGTGGCTaacgtcatgcccattcaatcAGGTACCAAGAAGATTGATCCCAACATGAAAG GAGGACAGACCAGCGAGGGTGTGCTGGCCAATTTCTTCAACAGTCTGCTTACTAAAAAAGCAGGCTCGCCAGGCCCAGGCGGCCAACCCGCAGGGGGAGGAGGTAACACACCGGGAACAGTCCGCAAGTCAG GCTCCAAACTGGGGTTGACAGATGTCCAGGCTGAGCTGGACCGGATCTCCAACAAGTCTGACCTGGACTCCTCAGCCCCTAATGCTACCACGCCCCCTGCTGAAAACGATGAATCCTGA
- the LOC129454662 gene encoding CKLF-like MARVEL transmembrane domain-containing protein 8 isoform X1 codes for MAGNPNSRPVITTSSSSYWEFKNSSTEGTQWYDKQFMQNMPKYLIVVEVILGLLVWTLIASTRYFRFSEFGWVMFVSVFCWLLTLFLLIISLTNRQIQHESWPTVVLVFNCSAALLYMSAAIVEATMIDHDVKGHHDYNCWAASTFFAFLISLSYAGSAFFSFKSWQSRDE; via the exons ATGGCGGGGAATCCCAACTCCAGACCTGTAATAACAACCAGCAGTAGCTCTTACTGGGAGTTCAAGAATTCAAGCACAGAAGGGACTCAGTGGTACGACAAACAGTTCATGCAGAACATGCCCAAGTACCTCATCGTTGTTGAAGTT ATTTTGGGGCTCCTGGTGTGGACTCTGATCGCAAGCACACGGTATTTTCGGTTTTCTGAATTTGGATGGGTGATGTTTGTGTCTGTCTTCTGTTGGCTTCTCACgctcttcctcctcatcatcAGCTTGACCAATAGGCAAATCCAACATGAGTCTTGGCCAACAGTA GTTCTTGTTTTTAACTGTAGTGCGGCTTTACTGTACATGTCGGCTGCTATTGTTGAGGCAACAATGATAGATCATGATGTCAAAGGTCATCATGATTACAACTGTTGGGCAGCTTCAACG TTTTTTGCATTTCTCATTTCTCTGAGTTATGCTGGTAGTGCATTCTTCAGTTTCAAATCCTGGCAGAGCAGAGATGAATAA
- the LOC129454662 gene encoding CKLF-like MARVEL transmembrane domain-containing protein 7 isoform X2, protein MMVGFLALEHLKSNQGILKIVQLVILVVAFACVHSTWYSSIYAYGFFEGVTLGYSVAIALFLILTVFGAPKRIEFVKWTVVEFVLDILGFVFVTTGSIVAAVKSCEATILVAASVCGLLVSYLIAGSVMLSYFATRHSNPENQPV, encoded by the exons ATGATGGTGGGGTTTTTAGCTCTTGAGCACTTAAAATCAAACCAAGGAATCCTCAAGATCGTTCAGCTC GTGATTCTCGTTGTCGCGTTCGCGTGCGTTCACAGCACATGGTACAGCAGCATTTATGCCTATGGTTTCTTTGAAGGGGTCACACTGGGTTACTCTGTGGCAATCGCACTTTTCTTAATACTCACGGTTTTTGGAGCTCCGAAGAGGATAGAGTTTGTGAAGTGGACTGTTGTT GAGTTTGTGTTGGATATACTTGGATTCGTTTTTGTCACCACTGGTTCCATTGTAGCAGCTGTAAAGTCTTGTGAAGCTACCATTCTAGTTGCAGCTTCG GTTTGTGGTTTACTTGTGTCGTATCTTATAGCAGGAAGTGTAATGCTCTCATATTTTGCCACCCGCCATTCAAACCCCGAAA ATCAACCAGTATAA